One Bythopirellula goksoeyrii genomic window, GCCAGGTACGCTCGAATCATCTCCCGCGCTTCCTGAGGTGATGCATCGCGACCAATAAACAAATCGGCATTCTTTGGGCGAATAGATCCCGATGGAAAACCGTCTGGAACTGTTGGCCGTGGGGCAAAATCAACAGGCAAGGGAATCTGGTCGACATCGAACCTATCGAAGAATTGCTGGGGTGCTTCCAGGGGACTATGCGGCTTGCTCAGCCCGAGGCTAAGGAAGAAGGGTTGCTCGCCAGCATCGCGCAGGTAGGCGATCGCTCGGTCCGTTGCCTGATAATCACCGCTTTTCTCTCCATCGCCATTCAATACGATCCAGCGGTCGGAACGCTGTGCCTTGGTGAGGGTTGGACCTAGCCCCTCCTCTGCTGATGCCTGATTGAGCCGTCGGAGAGGAACTTCTGCGGTGGCACCTGTGCCGTAATAGCGATCTTGCCCTCCTCTGGTCCAGGCTTTTGCATCGTCAATGCCACCGTGAAAAATCTTGCCTGCGCGAAAGGTGTCATAGCCATGCTGTCTGAAGTACTTTGGCAAACTAACAATCTGAGGGTTCTCGGTGCCAAACCAGGTTCGATTTCCGAATACACCAAGGGTAGTAGGGCGGCGACTTGTCAGCATCGACGACCTGGAAGGATTGCAGAGGGGAAACTGGCAATAGGCCCGATCGAATCGGACGCCCTTGGCGGCAAGTGCATCGAGACAAGGCGTCTTGGCTAGCTCGCTCCCATAGCAGCCCAGTTCGGTTCGCAGGTCATCGGAAATGATCAACAACACATTCATCTGCCGAGGAGTTGAATCGTCGGCTGTAGCAGTTTGTCCAATCGAGCAAGCTGAGAGAATAATCCCTAGTGCAAGAGAGACTAAGAAGTTAGATCGCGTCATGAGATGAGCTCGAATACGAAGCCAGAAGCCGTTTCAAAGCGACCTCCCTGCGATGCCCCGAATAAGTGCGAAGGGCGCCCGTCCTGAATGAGCAACTGCGGCCTCTCTAGCCTGCCATACCGTTTGAGATGTCTCGGCGCAGGGGGCTGATTGACGTAATGGGCCAGGTCGTAGAAAGCAATCGTTGGTTCGGACCAATGGACACCGTCTTTGGATTCCATATAGAGTCCGACTTCATGATTGAACACACCCATATCGCGTGCGATCATCTTGAAAACTCCATCTTCGAGCCAGACAAAGGCGTCTTCACATTGGCGATTCTCGCCTAGCCCAGAAAAGTCGATCAATGGATTGTACGGGTGTTTCTCATAAGGCCCAGTTAGTTTGTCGGCGATGGCCAATCCGTATTTTCGGTTTCCGCGTATCGGGGGCTTATCGTTGAGATAATCTGCTGAATTCCAGGATTTGTAGTAGAGCCAACTTTCTCCATTTGGATGCTTGATATAGGACGGGTTTGTCGTACAGTGATCGTCCCACGCCCCCTCAGGTCCAGGCTCAAGCAAGGGATGATCGAAGCGAGTCCATGGACCATTTAGCGAATCGGATGTTGCCAAGCCGATGCGTTTCGTGTTGGTCTTACTATTGGAATTCCCCATGAAAAACAGGCAGTACTGGTTCCCCACCTTTTGGATGTGGGGATTGTGACACGTTGTCGCATCCCAATGTCCAGGGCCGCGGGGTGCGAGAACCACGTCGAGCGTGGTGTAAGGCCCCGTGGGTGAATCTGCTACGGCATGAGCAATTTCGCAGCAGCTGATCCAACCTCCCATTCCTTTTTCTTTGGGCCACCTTGAGTAAAAGACATGCGTCTTAGCATCGTCGTCCACAATCGGCGAATTGCACCAAACATAGTAACCTTCCAACTCCAGAATTCGCCCCAATGGCCGAAGCCGCTTGCAGAAGTCCGAGATTTCCTCCCCAGAGGGAGCTTGCTTGGTCTGCCCCTCTTTGGACCATACCGGGGTTGGTAATGCGGACCACGCTGCCATTGATTGCAGAAAAGTTCTTCGTTGCATGAGAAACCTTACTGTTGGAGATTAGTCAGATCACTATCGATAATTGCAAGCTTAGGTTTTGATCTTCCTCGCCCTTGAAACATGGAGTGCTCATGCCTACTCCAAGTCATTCCAGCCTTGGAAAACCAGGTCGTGGAAAAACTCCCTAGTTGATTCTTCCTCCCCATGGAGAGACTGCAATGTACTCTCTTCCAGATTTGTCAGCGACACTCCTGCATCGGAGCTACTTATTTCGAATTCACGGTACTCTAACTCGAAATATTCTTCGATTTCGTATTCAGGATGAAGTCTCGTGTCTTGATTCTCAGAGACGAGGAACCAAGAAGTAGGATTTGAACTCGGGTCGCTTTCTCCAGTTCCAGCTAGTGCAACTATTGCTACGTCAGCCTTTTCCGATTCCTCTAGTAGGATGTAAACCGCTGAGAACTCCTCAACAGATTCTGATGGCAGATCGTCGTTAATACTCAGAGTCGCTACTTGCTGAGTTTGTGAGTTCCCGAAATTCCGCTGCCAGATGAGAAAGTCCGCTCCACTGACATCTTGACTCTCGTCGGCATCTCCAGGCAGGTAGCCATGCTGTTGCGACAAGCCATAAGTCTGTTGCCAAACCCCTAGATCTTGAGAATCCACTTCTCCGTCTAGATCAAAATCTCCAGGAATCGTAGGGTTGGCCGGTACTGTGTAAATATTTGGAGTAGGCGGGTCGGCCATCCCTGCTCCCAAGTAAAAACTAGGATGGGGGGGCTGATTGTAACCGCTGTTCTGCCAGGCGATCGCCGCGCGATACTGGGTGTCGTGCATCAGGGTAACCATTCGTGAAGTCGCAGCGATCGTTGTGCTCCAAATTTCCAGCGCCGAATTGTCGCTGCGTCGCCAAATGACTTCCTCGCGCCAGTCACCGAGAATGTCACCGGACAGAGTAGGAGTACTCTTCGAACCATTATTGCTGGACAATCCCGATGAGTTGTTGATTCCAGATTCATCGGTGGAAACCAATTCCTCAATGCCGGAGTTTGTCCACTCGGTTATCTTGGTGCCATCAAGTAGCTCTCGCGAGAGGTCCGCGTCCCACCAGACCAAGAAATTGTAAGACATGCCGTTTGGGGGTTCGTAAAGTGGCTGGCCGGTGGAACTGTAAATATACCGGTCACCTGCCCCAGAAGTCGTCGCCCACATTTCATAACCTGGAGAATTGGGATCAATGTCAGCAGCCACCCCTCGACCAACGTCGTTGGTCGCCGGGATGCCAAAGATCAGTGCGCCAGTAGCCGCGTCCCGAAATTCACCACCGGCGTTGCCGTAGCTGCCGGGCGATTCGTGAGGCATGAAGATTTCTAGCCCAGGACGCGACGGATCCATATCCGTCAGATGAAGAGCATCGCCGTGGCCGAGGCCTGTGTTATAAAGCAACGTACCATCATCATCGAGTGCCGAGGCACCGGTGATGATTTCGTCCTTTCCATCGAAATCAACGTCACCGACCGTAATGCTGTGCGCCGATTGACCCACATACCCAGGATTGTCACCGTTGGTGGCCGCTTCAAAGACCCAGCGTACCGAAAGTTCACCTGCGTCATAGTCGTAGGCGGCGACTTCATTTCTGGCACTAAACCCACCTTGAGGTGGAGCGTAGCCTCGGCCCCAGACAATGCTGGGTGTAACCCCATCAAGATAGGCGACGGTTGCCTGAAATCGATCCTGCCGATTGCCATAAGAATCTCCCCAAGACGAAACGGAGTCTCGTTCCGGCTCGAAAGCAATGGTGTCGACGGCTGCCCCGGTCAATCCATCGAATACGGTGAAGAACTCGGGCCCCCCTAATACACGGCCCCAACGGTTGTCGCCTAAACCCGAGTACCCGTCACGATAGTCCGCGTTGGGATCTCCAATGACCGTGCCCTGGCCGTCGATTGTACCGTCAGCTGTTTTCATCACGATTTCAGCACGTCCATCCGCATCGAGATCGTAGACCAATATTTGAGTGTAATGGGCTCCTGATCGGATGTTTCGGCCCATATCAATCCGCCACAGAAAAGTCCCGTCGAGCTGGTAAGCGTCAACGAAAGTGTTGCCGGTCAACCCTTCCTCTGAGTTATCCTTTGAATTGGAGGGATCCCATTTCAAAATGATTTCGTATTGTCCATCACCATCGAGGTCTCCCACGCTGGCATCATTGGCGTTGTAGGTGTAATTCAGAGTGCCAGATGGCGGAGCCTGCGTACCGGGCGGAAGTGAAACAGTGCCACCCGCAGGGACCTGCAGTGGCAAAGTGAGATGCTGCTGAACCGCCGTATTACCTGCCAGGATAAAAGATTCACTGGGGGCAAGTTCGATCCCTTGGATTATCGGCCTGACAAAGTATTCATTGTCGACGGACATGTTGGCTGAAGTATCGACGTAGTCAGTCGTTTGGATGAGGGGTGCCGCGTTGAGTTTTACGGCAGAACCTCCATTGGTCGAGCGGTATAGATTAAAAGATACGTCCGTAGGATCGGTACCCAACATCCGCCAACCAATGTAGACCTCTGAGTTCGCGCGTCTGAGAGCAACAACCCCTCGGTTTAAGTATTCGACTTGGCGAGGGGCAAACAGTTCTGGAGCAGGATTGGGTTCAGGGCCTTCATTCGCATGGGTAGCGACCGTGACAGCAGAAAGTGCCTCGTCGTAAATGCGGATTTCGTCAATTGTTCCCGTAAAACCGTCGTCGTTGTTGTAAAGAGAGCGTCCAAAGTATGCCAAGTCCTTGGTGATTGAGCTGATATCGGTGCCTTCAAGCGAGGCTGTATCGACTTGGTTTCCATCGAGATACAATCGCAACAGGTCGTTGTTAGTATCGATAACTGCTGAGACTAGGTGTGGCTGTCCATCGTCGGTTGTGGCGCCGCTAGTAACTCGCTCGTTGGAAATTCCGCCAGGGCTGAGTACCAAGCGGGAGTCATTGTTGCTTGTCTGAGGTGAATAGAAGAAATAGCTATCTCCGTTTCCACCGGACTGATTGCCGAAATCAAATAATCTCGTCCAATTTGGCGCTGCGGTGGTGGTAAACCAGACCTCAACCGTCAATGGTCCGCTGTTCGGCAACGCACCAGGCGGCAAGTCCAAGTACTGCACAGAGCCAGATTCCCCACTGTCAACTCCTATGTTGGATAGGATTGCCTTTCCGAGCACGATTTTGGCACCGTTGATCAAATCTAAATCAGCCGAGCCGACTTGGTCTGTCCCTGTTCCGTCGTTGAAAGTGTACCAATGGGTGAGGCTTAGTAGTTGACGCGATTCGAGTGACTCAAAATGGAGTTGCTTTACGAGGCAATTGCTTCGTTTAGTCGATCGAATACTCCAGGAATCTTTTCTGGTGAATAAACTATTTCCCATCTCTTCTCTATTCTGCTTTCTCTTCTCGAGACCATTCCTATAACTTTTTCTGGAATAATCCCAGAATGGAATTGAGGATTTAATCTTAGATAGTACATCTGATGCAACATGCAGATGTTGGGTGAGCGTTTTTGTCTTTTCAGGAGAACAGAACCCAACTGGAAGAGACTGCTCTGAAACTAGTATAGTAAGGGCTGGCAAATATAACCAACATTTAAACCAACGATTGCAACTTGCCACGATTTCCTGGAGCCTTCTCATTGCTCGACGGCGAAGTCCGTACCGTTGACAACGACATTGTTTAAATCGAGTGATTCGATCTGATCAATTTTGAAGTTGGCACGTTCTGCTGAGATGTCGAAGTTTTCAAGCTTGATGTCGGAGATTCTATCTCCTTTATTTCCGCGCAACTCACCAAGCGAACGAACGCTTCCGGTCAGATTTCGAATGACGATGTTTTTGACAAGTGATTGGGGAGGAGCATGTCCTTTGAGATCGAAGAACTGAGTCCACGGCTTCACATCAAATACTGCTTGCGCGTTGTTCGCTTTGATATTCTCGAACAACATGTTCTCGTATAGCTGAGGCGTATCGGGTCGCAATTTCAAGCGAATGATCGGCACTCCGGGCCCAACTTCGCAATTTCGCACTACGATGTTTCTAACAACCGTGGCTTCGCTGCCGCATGTTAACATTCCGTGTCCGCTCTCAAATAGGCAGTTCTCTATGAGAATATCCTCAACCGGGGGGCTTGTTTCATCTTCCATGGCCAAAGGGCCTTTGGATCCTTTCAGCGCTATGCAGTCATCGCCATTAGAAATTGAACAATCACGAATGGTAACGTTCTGGCAGCTATCAATATCGATGCCGTCGGAACTCGGTGCGCGATCTACCGAGATTTCGTCCCAAGGCTGACTCTGACCAGTGATCTTTGGAGGATCGCCATGTGGGGCTGTAATCGTGATGCCATCGACTATCACATCCCGACAACTGTAGAGGTGAAGGTTCCAGAATCCGGAGTCCTTTAAGCGAACACCCTGAATTAGAATATCTGAGCAATTCTCAAAAAACATCAGACGGGGGCGCTCTACCTCCAAATTAGTACATTTTGGATTCTCAGCCCGCCGCTTCCAAAATGCCACCCAGAACGGTTTGCCATTACCATCAAGAGTACCACTACCGGTGATCTTAACCCCTGAAAGATCCTTGGCATTGAGCAATGCAGAGGTCCAAGGCTCGAAGTGGCCCTCGATTCGAGTTCGCATCTTGGGATAGTCCTCCAATGATATCGAACCGAGCAGGACAGCGCCCTCTTCCAGATGCAATTCAACCTTCGGTTTAAGAAATAATGAGCCTGTCTTGAAGATTCCAGCAGGAACACGAACAATTCCGCCGCCTGCTGAAGAGACTTGGTCAATCGCTGATTGAATCGCGACGGTGCAAAGCGACTCGCCGCCGGCTACGGCTCCGCAAGCGTCGATGGAAAGATCTTTACCCGACGTAGTATTCGACAACGACACTGTCGAAATAAGGATTATGACTTTTGCAACAAAACGTAACATCGGTCAGATTTTCCCGGTATAGAGTTTGGCCAAGTTCCTTTTCTTACTCTCAAGTAATGTATCGCTATCAACCCCAAATCATTCAATGCATTTCGCAAAGTTGGAGGACTTTTGCAAAGAGAGCGTCTATGGATGGCTAGTCCTGTTTATTGCCTGTTTCACGGAGTCATGGCTAAGATAGAAGGAGTCCTCAGTCGGAGGGCTTTTCTCACACGGTCCTCCAGATACGAAGGTTCAACTCCATGGGATTCCCGTCCCGCGCCTTGATTGCCATCTGGACCGTAGTCTTGGCACTCGATCATGCGCGACTTCTCAAAGCGGAGGACCCAGCTCGCGTGCGGCTGGTATTGATCGGAGATTCTACGGTCAAGAACGGCAGCGGTAAGGGCGAAGGAGGCCTTTGGGGCTGGGGCCAAGTATTAGCCGATCATTTTGACCTAGATCGGATTGAGATTGAAAACCGGGCATTGGGAGGTCGCAGTAGTCGAACCTATCTGACCGAAGGACTTTGGGAAAAGTCACTTGAACGATTGCGACCAGGTGATTTCGTTCTCATGCAGTTTGGTCACAACGACGGGGGTGACAAATTCAAGGGAAACCGACCCCGCGCCTCGATCAAGGGAAATGGCGAGGAAACCGTTAATGGAGTGGTCGAAATCTCCGGCAAGGAAGAAGCTGTTCACAGCTATGGTTGGTATTTGAGGAAATACATCTCTGATGCGAAAGCGAAAGGTGCCACACCAGTTGTCCTCTCATTGGTGCCACGCGATCGGTGGGAAGCAGGGCGAGTGATCCGTTCCAATCGCGATTACGGAAAATGGGC contains:
- a CDS encoding sulfatase, whose product is MTRSNFLVSLALGIILSACSIGQTATADDSTPRQMNVLLIISDDLRTELGCYGSELAKTPCLDALAAKGVRFDRAYCQFPLCNPSRSSMLTSRRPTTLGVFGNRTWFGTENPQIVSLPKYFRQHGYDTFRAGKIFHGGIDDAKAWTRGGQDRYYGTGATAEVPLRRLNQASAEEGLGPTLTKAQRSDRWIVLNGDGEKSGDYQATDRAIAYLRDAGEQPFFLSLGLSKPHSPLEAPQQFFDRFDVDQIPLPVDFAPRPTVPDGFPSGSIRPKNADLFIGRDASPQEAREMIRAYLASTAWVDWNVGRLLDVLEESGMSENTIVIFWGDHGYQLGEKGKWSKAGSLWEQGIRVPLLIYDPRVRGNGEACPRVVESIDIYPTLINLCGLPADDQLEGRSLSPLLSNPQSAWDYPAYSVWSEDGNHVTGVSVRTERWHYAEYYGRGAGAFLTEPAVDPHEMTNLVEQMEYAQIVNELSRLARDHTASHRPPD
- a CDS encoding glycoside hydrolase family protein, which codes for MQRRTFLQSMAAWSALPTPVWSKEGQTKQAPSGEEISDFCKRLRPLGRILELEGYYVWCNSPIVDDDAKTHVFYSRWPKEKGMGGWISCCEIAHAVADSPTGPYTTLDVVLAPRGPGHWDATTCHNPHIQKVGNQYCLFFMGNSNSKTNTKRIGLATSDSLNGPWTRFDHPLLEPGPEGAWDDHCTTNPSYIKHPNGESWLYYKSWNSADYLNDKPPIRGNRKYGLAIADKLTGPYEKHPYNPLIDFSGLGENRQCEDAFVWLEDGVFKMIARDMGVFNHEVGLYMESKDGVHWSEPTIAFYDLAHYVNQPPAPRHLKRYGRLERPQLLIQDGRPSHLFGASQGGRFETASGFVFELIS
- a CDS encoding rhamnogalacturonan lyase family protein gives rise to the protein MGNSLFTRKDSWSIRSTKRSNCLVKQLHFESLESRQLLSLTHWYTFNDGTGTDQVGSADLDLINGAKIVLGKAILSNIGVDSGESGSVQYLDLPPGALPNSGPLTVEVWFTTTAAPNWTRLFDFGNQSGGNGDSYFFYSPQTSNNDSRLVLSPGGISNERVTSGATTDDGQPHLVSAVIDTNNDLLRLYLDGNQVDTASLEGTDISSITKDLAYFGRSLYNNDDGFTGTIDEIRIYDEALSAVTVATHANEGPEPNPAPELFAPRQVEYLNRGVVALRRANSEVYIGWRMLGTDPTDVSFNLYRSTNGGSAVKLNAAPLIQTTDYVDTSANMSVDNEYFVRPIIQGIELAPSESFILAGNTAVQQHLTLPLQVPAGGTVSLPPGTQAPPSGTLNYTYNANDASVGDLDGDGQYEIILKWDPSNSKDNSEEGLTGNTFVDAYQLDGTFLWRIDMGRNIRSGAHYTQILVYDLDADGRAEIVMKTADGTIDGQGTVIGDPNADYRDGYSGLGDNRWGRVLGGPEFFTVFDGLTGAAVDTIAFEPERDSVSSWGDSYGNRQDRFQATVAYLDGVTPSIVWGRGYAPPQGGFSARNEVAAYDYDAGELSVRWVFEAATNGDNPGYVGQSAHSITVGDVDFDGKDEIITGASALDDDGTLLYNTGLGHGDALHLTDMDPSRPGLEIFMPHESPGSYGNAGGEFRDAATGALIFGIPATNDVGRGVAADIDPNSPGYEMWATTSGAGDRYIYSSTGQPLYEPPNGMSYNFLVWWDADLSRELLDGTKITEWTNSGIEELVSTDESGINNSSGLSSNNGSKSTPTLSGDILGDWREEVIWRRSDNSALEIWSTTIAATSRMVTLMHDTQYRAAIAWQNSGYNQPPHPSFYLGAGMADPPTPNIYTVPANPTIPGDFDLDGEVDSQDLGVWQQTYGLSQQHGYLPGDADESQDVSGADFLIWQRNFGNSQTQQVATLSINDDLPSESVEEFSAVYILLEESEKADVAIVALAGTGESDPSSNPTSWFLVSENQDTRLHPEYEIEEYFELEYREFEISSSDAGVSLTNLEESTLQSLHGEEESTREFFHDLVFQGWNDLE
- a CDS encoding glycoside hydrolase family 28 protein is translated as MLRFVAKVIILISTVSLSNTTSGKDLSIDACGAVAGGESLCTVAIQSAIDQVSSAGGGIVRVPAGIFKTGSLFLKPKVELHLEEGAVLLGSISLEDYPKMRTRIEGHFEPWTSALLNAKDLSGVKITGSGTLDGNGKPFWVAFWKRRAENPKCTNLEVERPRLMFFENCSDILIQGVRLKDSGFWNLHLYSCRDVIVDGITITAPHGDPPKITGQSQPWDEISVDRAPSSDGIDIDSCQNVTIRDCSISNGDDCIALKGSKGPLAMEDETSPPVEDILIENCLFESGHGMLTCGSEATVVRNIVVRNCEVGPGVPIIRLKLRPDTPQLYENMLFENIKANNAQAVFDVKPWTQFFDLKGHAPPQSLVKNIVIRNLTGSVRSLGELRGNKGDRISDIKLENFDISAERANFKIDQIESLDLNNVVVNGTDFAVEQ
- a CDS encoding rhamnogalacturonan acetylesterase, producing the protein MGFPSRALIAIWTVVLALDHARLLKAEDPARVRLVLIGDSTVKNGSGKGEGGLWGWGQVLADHFDLDRIEIENRALGGRSSRTYLTEGLWEKSLERLRPGDFVLMQFGHNDGGDKFKGNRPRASIKGNGEETVNGVVEISGKEEAVHSYGWYLRKYISDAKAKGATPVVLSLVPRDRWEAGRVIRSNRDYGKWASEAAEQEDALFIDLNEIVSLRYEEIGEKKVGQELFTQEDWTHTTRDGAEVNAACVVEGIKSLQDCSLKQYLLPSRTPAKVEQTSWKFECGSGMIAAGYDQVLPLTMYSQELGFGWGSGASVPCAEQESSNSVTQDVYLSDAHSINLTAMSRRSYPVSFSSSVIYFP